The following are encoded together in the Blattabacterium cuenoti BPAA genome:
- the dnaK gene encoding molecular chaperone DnaK — MSKIIGIDLGTTNSCVAVMEINDPVVIPNSEGKRTTPSIVAFVEGGERKIGDPAKRQAVTNPQKTIFSIKRFMGRMYSEVTEELKHIPYKVIKGGNNTPRVDIEKRLYAPQEISAMILQKMKKTAEDYLGEEVNRAVITVPAYFNDAQRQATKESGEIAGLKVERIINEPTAAALAYGLDKSNQNKKIVVYDLGGGTFDVSILELGDGVFEVLSTNGDTHLGGDDFDQVIINYLANEFKSKEGLDLRKDPMALQRLKEASEKAKIELSSSNQTEINLPYITATESGPKHLVLTLIRSKFEQLSEKLIQRSINPCSKALKDANLTTQNIDEVILVGGSTRIPKVQEEVEKFFGKKPSKGVNPDEVVAIGAAIQGGVLTGDVQDVLLLDVTPLSLGIETLGGVFTKLIESNTTIPTKKSEIFSTASDNQSAVTIRVGQGERPMFNDNKEIGRFDLVDIPPAPRGIPQIEVTFDIDANGILNVSAKNKGTGKEQSIRIETSSGLNQEEIEKMKREAKENAKKDEKIKREIEKLNAADNQIFQSEKQLKDYGNKLSENNKKNIEDSLEKLKEAHSKKDFVSIDNYMKKLNEAWTNASQEIYNIKNTNKSNQSNNNKKEDEEERNSKGNENIQDVDYEEVK; from the coding sequence ATGAGTAAAATTATAGGCATAGATTTAGGAACAACAAATTCTTGTGTCGCTGTTATGGAAATTAATGATCCTGTTGTGATCCCTAATTCAGAAGGTAAAAGGACAACTCCATCTATAGTAGCTTTCGTAGAAGGAGGTGAAAGGAAAATAGGAGATCCTGCAAAAAGGCAAGCTGTCACTAATCCACAAAAAACTATTTTCTCTATCAAAAGATTTATGGGAAGAATGTACTCAGAAGTTACTGAAGAATTGAAACATATTCCTTATAAAGTTATAAAAGGAGGAAACAATACTCCACGTGTTGATATAGAAAAAAGATTATACGCTCCCCAAGAAATATCTGCAATGATTTTACAAAAAATGAAAAAAACAGCTGAAGATTATTTGGGAGAAGAAGTTAACAGAGCCGTAATTACGGTTCCTGCTTATTTCAATGATGCACAAAGACAAGCTACTAAAGAATCTGGAGAGATAGCGGGATTAAAAGTAGAAAGAATTATAAATGAACCAACTGCAGCTGCTTTAGCTTATGGTTTAGATAAAAGCAATCAAAATAAAAAAATAGTTGTATACGATTTAGGAGGAGGAACTTTTGATGTCTCTATTCTAGAATTAGGAGATGGAGTTTTTGAAGTTTTATCTACTAATGGAGATACTCACTTAGGGGGAGATGATTTTGATCAAGTTATCATTAACTATTTGGCAAATGAATTTAAGTCTAAAGAAGGATTAGATCTTAGAAAGGATCCTATGGCCTTACAACGTTTAAAAGAAGCATCTGAAAAAGCTAAAATAGAATTATCTTCTTCAAATCAAACAGAAATAAATCTTCCTTATATCACAGCAACAGAATCAGGACCTAAACATTTAGTTTTAACCTTAATTCGTTCAAAATTTGAACAATTATCAGAAAAGTTAATACAGCGTTCCATTAATCCTTGTTCTAAAGCATTAAAAGATGCTAATTTAACAACTCAAAATATAGACGAAGTCATTTTAGTTGGAGGATCAACACGGATTCCAAAAGTACAAGAGGAAGTGGAAAAATTTTTTGGAAAAAAACCATCTAAAGGGGTTAATCCAGATGAAGTAGTAGCTATTGGAGCGGCTATACAAGGAGGAGTATTAACGGGAGATGTGCAAGATGTATTATTATTAGATGTAACTCCTTTATCTTTAGGAATTGAAACTTTAGGAGGAGTTTTTACAAAACTTATTGAATCTAATACAACAATACCTACTAAAAAATCAGAAATTTTTTCTACAGCATCTGATAACCAATCAGCAGTAACTATACGGGTAGGACAAGGTGAAAGACCAATGTTCAATGATAATAAAGAAATAGGTAGATTTGATTTAGTCGATATTCCTCCAGCACCTAGAGGTATTCCTCAAATTGAGGTTACTTTTGATATAGATGCAAATGGTATACTTAATGTTTCCGCAAAAAATAAAGGAACAGGAAAAGAACAATCAATACGTATTGAAACCTCATCAGGATTAAATCAAGAAGAAATAGAAAAAATGAAAAGAGAGGCAAAAGAAAATGCTAAAAAAGATGAAAAAATCAAAAGAGAAATCGAAAAATTAAATGCAGCAGATAATCAGATTTTTCAATCTGAAAAACAATTGAAAGATTATGGAAATAAATTATCTGAAAATAATAAGAAAAATATAGAAGATTCTTTAGAAAAATTGAAAGAAGCTCATTCTAAAAAAGATTTTGTTTCTATTGATAATTATATGAAAAAACTAAACGAAGCTTGGACTAATGCTTCTCAAGAAATTTATAACATAAAAAATACGAATAAAAGCAATCAATCAAATAATAATAAAAAAGAAGATGAAGAAGAAAGAAATAGCAAAGGAAATGAAAATATACAAGATGTAGATTATGAAGAAGTAAAATAA
- the rsfS gene encoding ribosome silencing factor — MLLHKIIEGIQIVKGEDISIINLKNRENFICDYFVICNGITHNQVYAISQSIEKMTIEKLQKKPWHVEGLKNREWILVDYISIVVHIFQKQLRLYYDIENIWNKNS, encoded by the coding sequence TTGCTATTACACAAAATCATAGAAGGAATTCAAATAGTTAAAGGAGAAGATATATCTATTATAAATTTAAAAAATAGAGAAAATTTTATTTGTGATTATTTTGTTATTTGTAATGGAATTACTCACAATCAAGTGTATGCTATTTCTCAATCTATAGAAAAAATGACGATAGAGAAACTACAGAAAAAACCTTGGCATGTAGAAGGATTAAAAAATAGAGAATGGATTTTGGTTGATTATATTTCTATTGTTGTTCATATTTTTCAAAAACAGTTAAGATTATATTATGATATAGAAAATATTTGGAATAAAAATTCATAA
- the gpmI gene encoding 2,3-bisphosphoglycerate-independent phosphoglycerate mutase, whose protein sequence is MKKLILIILDGWGLSSYQNHYSSAIEQAFTPFIDYCSKNFPCSKLKASGSDVGLPEGQVGNSEVGHINLGAGRKVIQSLEKINASIKNESFLKKINIFFDEIVTSKKRIHFIGLLSDGGVHSHMNHLFYLLKIAHKKKMKDVFIHVFTDGRDSSPKGSIFYIRKLLNMTEQYVGKLSSVIGRYYSMDRNHKWERTKKAYDAMVNSKGIFTKNIISSIEKFYTNGVTDEFLFPLIIVDENEIPISRIENGDVVFCFNFRPDRSRQITELLTRNNTFFPKMKKLNLSYYITMTCFNPKYKGVHVLFEKEYLSETLGEILENEGKQQIRIAETEKYPHVTFFFSGGREIPFHREIRILCESPKVSTYDLKPEMSAENIVKKIIPELKRKQSDFICLNFANPDMVGHSGKMKETIKACEFVDKCVKDCSEEAIKNSYTVIIVGDHGNADYMINLDGTPHTAHTTSQVPFILLDQNIKKKDFFLKKEGILSDVAPTILQLMGLPIPKIMNGTSMIIKNYKK, encoded by the coding sequence ATGAAGAAATTAATATTAATAATTTTGGATGGTTGGGGTTTATCTTCTTATCAAAATCATTATTCTTCTGCAATAGAACAAGCTTTTACTCCATTCATTGATTATTGTTCTAAAAATTTTCCTTGTAGTAAACTAAAAGCATCAGGAAGTGATGTTGGATTACCTGAGGGACAAGTGGGAAATTCAGAGGTGGGACATATAAATTTGGGAGCTGGACGAAAAGTTATTCAAAGTTTGGAGAAAATTAATGCTTCTATTAAAAACGAATCGTTTTTAAAAAAAATAAATATTTTTTTTGATGAGATTGTTACTTCTAAAAAAAGAATTCATTTTATTGGATTATTATCTGATGGAGGGGTTCATTCACATATGAATCATCTTTTTTATTTGCTTAAAATAGCTCATAAAAAAAAAATGAAAGATGTTTTTATACATGTTTTTACAGATGGAAGAGATTCTTCTCCAAAAGGGAGTATTTTTTATATAAGAAAACTTTTGAATATGACTGAACAATATGTTGGAAAATTGTCTTCTGTTATCGGAAGATATTATTCAATGGACCGTAATCATAAGTGGGAAAGAACTAAAAAAGCATATGATGCCATGGTTAATTCAAAAGGAATTTTTACTAAAAATATTATTTCATCGATAGAAAAATTTTATACTAATGGAGTCACAGATGAATTTCTATTTCCTTTAATCATTGTTGATGAAAATGAAATTCCTATTTCCAGAATTGAAAATGGAGATGTTGTTTTTTGTTTCAATTTTCGTCCTGATCGTTCCAGACAAATTACAGAACTTTTGACAAGAAACAATACTTTTTTTCCAAAAATGAAAAAATTAAATTTATCTTATTATATAACTATGACTTGTTTTAATCCTAAATATAAAGGGGTTCATGTTCTTTTTGAGAAAGAATATTTGTCAGAAACTTTGGGAGAAATTTTAGAAAATGAAGGGAAACAACAAATACGTATAGCTGAAACAGAAAAATATCCACATGTTACTTTTTTTTTCTCAGGAGGGAGAGAAATTCCTTTTCATAGAGAAATAAGAATTTTATGTGAATCTCCTAAAGTTTCTACTTATGATTTAAAACCTGAAATGAGTGCAGAAAATATTGTAAAAAAAATTATTCCTGAATTGAAAAGAAAACAGTCAGATTTTATTTGTCTAAATTTTGCAAATCCAGATATGGTGGGACATAGTGGTAAAATGAAAGAAACAATAAAAGCATGTGAATTTGTTGATAAATGTGTAAAAGATTGCTCTGAAGAAGCTATAAAAAATTCATATACAGTTATTATAGTAGGAGATCATGGAAATGCAGATTATATGATTAATTTAGATGGAACACCTCATACAGCTCATACTACATCTCAAGTTCCTTTTATTCTTTTAGATCAAAATATAAAAAAAAAAGATTTTTTTCTAAAAAAGGAAGGAATATTATCAGATGTAGCTCCTACTATTTTACAATTAATGGGTCTTCCTATTCCTAAAATTATGAATGGAACTTCTATGATCATAAAAAATTATAAAAAATAA
- the ftsH gene encoding ATP-dependent zinc metalloprotease FtsH, with protein sequence MINKKIKSKNNFFWVYAVIFAIFLGIFFFKSSFSNPRKIDQDTFFDILSKGEVQKIIVKHREMVYVYLKKEFLSFNNSTQSIIRNNEKKSITQQPLQYEFEIGDLQFFQKKFEEYKKKYNLNTLIDFKNQQEYTITKFLFDYGIFFILLIVFWIFLFRRIGSTSGGPGSQIFNIGKSRAKLFDEHDNVKITFKDVAGLEEAKEEVQEIVEFLKSPKKYTKLGGKIPKGALLIGQPGTGKTLLAKAVAGEAKVPFFSLSGSDFVEMFVGVGASRVRDLFEKAKEKSPCIIFIDEIDAIGRARGKSNIAGSNDERENTLNQLLTEMDGFGTHTNVIVLAATNRSDILDKALLRPGRFDRTILVDPPELNERKEIFRVHLKRLVLSDNVDIDFLSRQTPGFSGADIANVCNESALIAARRDRSQIENQDFLDAIDRIIGGLEKKNKIIKPNEKKRIAYHEAGHATISWLLEHAAPLVKVTIVPRGRSLGSAWYLPEERQLTTPEQMKDEICALLAGRSAEEIVFSSISTGALNDLERVTKQAQSMVAIFGLNEKIGNISYYDSTGQNDFSFSKPYSEKTAQIIDEEISKIITEQYQRAKNILKNNEKKLSMLANKLLEKEVIFREDLKTIFGERPYPDDIGDMLTISNTSSY encoded by the coding sequence ATGATAAATAAAAAAATAAAAAGTAAAAACAACTTTTTTTGGGTATATGCAGTCATTTTTGCCATATTTTTGGGGATATTTTTTTTCAAATCTTCATTTTCTAATCCCAGAAAAATAGATCAGGATACTTTCTTTGATATTCTGTCGAAAGGAGAAGTACAGAAAATTATAGTAAAACATAGAGAAATGGTATATGTTTATTTAAAAAAAGAATTTTTATCATTTAATAATTCCACTCAAAGCATTATTAGAAATAATGAAAAAAAGTCCATCACACAACAACCATTGCAATATGAATTTGAAATAGGAGACTTGCAATTTTTTCAAAAAAAATTTGAGGAATATAAAAAAAAATACAATCTAAATACTCTTATTGATTTTAAAAATCAACAAGAATATACTATTACCAAATTTCTTTTCGATTATGGAATATTTTTTATATTATTAATCGTTTTTTGGATTTTTTTATTTAGGAGAATAGGATCTACTAGTGGAGGTCCCGGAAGTCAGATATTTAATATAGGAAAATCCAGAGCTAAACTATTTGATGAACATGATAATGTAAAAATAACGTTTAAAGACGTAGCTGGTTTAGAAGAAGCTAAAGAAGAAGTTCAAGAAATAGTAGAATTTTTAAAAAGTCCTAAAAAATATACTAAACTTGGAGGAAAAATTCCTAAAGGAGCTTTGTTGATAGGACAACCAGGAACAGGAAAAACTTTATTAGCAAAAGCAGTAGCAGGAGAAGCAAAGGTTCCATTTTTTTCTTTATCAGGATCAGATTTTGTGGAAATGTTTGTAGGAGTAGGGGCTTCTAGAGTGAGAGATCTATTTGAAAAAGCTAAGGAAAAGTCACCATGTATCATATTTATTGATGAAATAGATGCTATAGGAAGAGCTCGTGGAAAAAGTAATATAGCTGGATCAAATGATGAAAGAGAAAATACTTTAAATCAACTTTTGACAGAAATGGATGGATTTGGTACTCATACAAATGTTATTGTGTTAGCTGCTACCAATAGATCCGATATTTTGGATAAAGCTTTACTTCGTCCCGGTCGTTTTGACCGTACCATATTAGTAGATCCACCTGAATTAAATGAAAGAAAAGAAATATTTCGTGTACATCTTAAAAGATTAGTATTATCTGATAACGTAGATATCGATTTTTTATCAAGACAAACTCCAGGATTTAGTGGAGCGGATATAGCCAATGTTTGTAACGAATCAGCTCTGATAGCAGCAAGAAGAGATAGATCTCAAATAGAAAATCAAGATTTTCTTGATGCAATAGACCGTATTATTGGAGGGTTAGAAAAAAAGAACAAAATTATAAAACCAAATGAAAAAAAACGGATTGCTTATCATGAGGCTGGACATGCTACAATAAGTTGGTTGCTAGAACATGCCGCACCTTTAGTAAAAGTTACTATAGTTCCAAGAGGAAGATCCTTAGGATCAGCTTGGTATCTTCCAGAAGAAAGACAATTAACGACTCCAGAACAAATGAAAGATGAAATATGTGCATTATTAGCAGGAAGATCTGCAGAAGAAATTGTTTTCAGTAGCATATCTACTGGAGCTTTAAATGATTTAGAAAGAGTAACTAAACAAGCTCAGTCTATGGTGGCTATTTTTGGATTAAATGAAAAAATTGGAAATATTTCTTACTATGATTCAACAGGACAAAATGATTTTTCTTTTTCAAAACCTTATAGTGAAAAAACAGCTCAAATTATAGATGAAGAAATATCTAAAATTATAACAGAACAATATCAAAGAGCTAAAAATATATTGAAAAATAATGAAAAAAAATTATCTATGTTGGCTAATAAACTATTAGAAAAAGAAGTTATTTTTAGAGAAGATTTGAAAACGATTTTTGGAGAAAGGCCTTATCCTGATGATATTGGAGATATGCTAACTATTAGTAATACATCTTCTTATTAA
- the rpsI gene encoding 30S ribosomal protein S9: protein MIHTIGRRKRSLARIYLKIGNGLIIINSIKLSQYFPKYLHSKILYPIEIVNKIGEFDINAKVFGGGFNGQSEAIRLAISRALCLFDIKNRKKLKSEGLLTRDSREVERKKFGQKKARKKYQFSKR from the coding sequence ATGATACATACCATAGGAAGAAGAAAAAGATCTCTTGCGCGCATTTATTTAAAAATAGGAAACGGATTAATAATTATCAATTCTATAAAATTATCCCAATATTTTCCAAAATACCTTCATTCGAAAATACTATATCCTATTGAAATAGTGAATAAAATAGGAGAATTTGATATCAATGCAAAAGTTTTTGGAGGGGGCTTCAATGGGCAATCAGAAGCAATTCGTCTTGCTATATCTCGTGCACTTTGTCTATTTGATATAAAAAATAGAAAAAAACTAAAATCTGAAGGATTATTGACACGTGATTCTAGGGAAGTAGAAAGGAAAAAGTTTGGACAGAAAAAAGCAAGAAAAAAATATCAATTTTCAAAACGTTAA
- the rpsB gene encoding 30S ribosomal protein S2 yields MEINTQDLLKAGVHFGHIARKWNPNMRPFIFMKKGGIHIIDLAKTISKLEEACHELKKIAKNGKKILLVGTKAQAREKISFYAKRINMPCITERWLGGLLTNFTTIRKSVKKMNNIEKMKKNGTFYTLSKKERLLIDRLYDKLYKNLGSISSMTHIPGGIFLVDPNKEKIALTEAKKLRIPVFAMVDTNTNPHDIQFPIPSNDDSSKSIDIILKFVSKAIQHGISINKNERENKNLVNKKL; encoded by the coding sequence ATGGAAATAAATACTCAAGATTTATTAAAAGCTGGGGTTCATTTTGGACATATTGCACGAAAATGGAATCCTAACATGCGTCCTTTCATTTTTATGAAAAAAGGAGGAATTCATATTATAGATTTAGCAAAAACAATTTCAAAGTTAGAGGAAGCTTGTCATGAGTTAAAAAAAATAGCAAAAAACGGAAAAAAAATATTATTAGTAGGAACAAAAGCTCAAGCTAGAGAAAAAATTTCTTTTTATGCAAAAAGGATCAATATGCCTTGTATAACAGAAAGATGGTTAGGGGGGTTGCTTACAAATTTTACAACGATTCGTAAATCTGTAAAAAAAATGAATAACATAGAAAAAATGAAAAAAAACGGAACTTTCTATACTTTATCCAAAAAAGAGAGATTATTAATTGACCGATTATATGATAAATTATATAAAAATTTAGGGAGTATTTCGAGTATGACCCATATACCAGGTGGCATTTTTTTGGTAGATCCAAATAAAGAAAAAATAGCTTTAACTGAAGCTAAAAAATTAAGAATACCTGTTTTTGCTATGGTAGATACGAATACAAATCCTCATGATATTCAATTTCCTATTCCTTCTAATGACGATTCTTCTAAATCCATAGATATTATTTTAAAATTTGTGTCAAAAGCTATTCAACATGGAATTTCTATCAATAAGAATGAACGTGAAAATAAAAATCTTGTAAATAAAAAATTATGA
- the rplM gene encoding 50S ribosomal protein L13, whose translation MNFLSFKTISAKKSSFVKSWIIIDAENQILGRLSTEISRIIMGKHKPFFSPNINCGDHVIVINSNKIKLTGKKWNNKKYIHYTGYPGGQKVISIQNLLNKDSRFIIYKSVKGMLPKNRLGRLIFKNLHVYPTSEHKHKAQKPILLKLKKL comes from the coding sequence ATGAATTTTTTGAGTTTTAAAACGATTTCAGCTAAAAAAAGTTCTTTCGTAAAATCTTGGATAATAATAGATGCAGAAAATCAAATTTTAGGAAGATTATCTACTGAAATTTCTCGTATTATAATGGGAAAACATAAACCTTTTTTTTCTCCTAATATAAATTGTGGAGATCATGTTATTGTTATTAATTCTAATAAAATAAAACTTACTGGAAAAAAATGGAATAACAAAAAATATATTCATTATACTGGTTATCCAGGTGGACAAAAAGTGATTTCTATTCAAAATTTATTGAATAAAGATTCAAGATTTATAATATATAAATCAGTAAAAGGAATGTTACCTAAAAATCGTTTAGGACGATTGATTTTCAAAAATTTACATGTGTATCCAACATCAGAACATAAACATAAAGCTCAAAAACCTATTTTATTGAAATTAAAAAAATTATGA
- the tsf gene encoding translation elongation factor Ts, with amino-acid sequence MKISIKEINKLRKITGIGIMDCKKALIHSNGNIDKAIRVLRKKGEKIAINRSFSKMKDGAIISSVNFNYSCGTIIGISCETDFLSKNSEFLSLLSILSKQSLLFNNKTDFLSSSYNEYGSIQEMIVNYMGVVGEKLELKIFEKIDSPFVMNYTHNTNNKIATLVGFSKKVNNISMAKDIAMHITAMNPIAIHEKEIPHSLMNEEIEIIEDQVQKKNKSDSIKKNIIQGKIKKFILENTLLNQKFIKEDKITVQEYLDKHDKNLKINLFKRISI; translated from the coding sequence ATGAAAATTTCCATAAAAGAAATTAATAAACTTAGAAAAATCACAGGAATTGGAATTATGGATTGCAAAAAAGCATTGATTCATTCTAATGGAAATATAGATAAAGCTATCCGTGTTTTACGAAAAAAAGGAGAGAAGATAGCAATTAATCGTTCATTCTCTAAAATGAAAGATGGTGCTATCATTTCTTCTGTAAATTTTAATTATTCTTGTGGAACAATCATAGGAATTAGTTGCGAAACTGATTTTTTATCTAAAAATTCTGAATTTTTGAGTCTTTTGTCCATACTTTCAAAACAATCATTATTATTTAATAATAAAACTGATTTTTTATCTAGTTCGTATAATGAGTACGGAAGTATACAGGAAATGATTGTAAATTACATGGGAGTTGTAGGGGAGAAATTAGAATTAAAAATTTTTGAGAAAATAGATTCTCCATTTGTAATGAACTATACTCATAATACTAATAATAAAATAGCAACATTAGTTGGTTTTTCTAAAAAAGTAAACAATATATCTATGGCTAAGGATATAGCAATGCATATAACTGCTATGAATCCTATAGCTATTCATGAAAAAGAAATCCCACATTCATTAATGAATGAAGAAATTGAAATTATTGAAGATCAAGTTCAAAAAAAAAATAAATCTGATTCTATAAAAAAAAATATAATTCAGGGAAAAATTAAAAAATTTATACTAGAAAATACTCTTCTTAATCAAAAATTTATAAAAGAGGATAAAATAACTGTTCAAGAATATTTAGATAAACATGATAAAAACTTAAAAATAAATCTTTTTAAAAGAATTAGTATTTAA
- a CDS encoding phosphatidate cytidylyltransferase produces the protein MCNKKKKDSNFLIRIFTGLVYVILILFSIEKGEQTFRIMMMLLSFFCLFEFLLILRTNTTLIKITSLFFLFSIFMDLFINKKEKGLILYVICFIPYSIIFFVIQLFSTKSSSKEKIVQISHLIFGLVYIIMPFYLASYIYAMIHHGKQLILGVFILIWTNDSLSYLIGKKWGKRKIAISISPKKSIEGVIGGLFSCLILGFFLSKIWKEKYWFILSITVPIFSTIGDLVESTIKRSCSVKDSGILFPGHGGFLDRLDSFIFVIPIIATVVASMIYIF, from the coding sequence GTGTGTAATAAAAAAAAAAAAGATTCAAACTTTCTAATCAGGATTTTTACCGGATTGGTTTATGTTATTTTAATTCTTTTTTCTATTGAAAAAGGAGAACAAACTTTTAGAATAATGATGATGTTGTTGTCTTTTTTTTGTTTATTCGAATTTTTATTGATTTTAAGAACAAACACAACTTTAATTAAAATTACTTCTTTGTTTTTTTTATTTTCCATTTTTATGGATCTTTTTATCAACAAAAAAGAAAAGGGGTTAATATTATATGTAATTTGTTTTATTCCTTATTCCATAATTTTTTTTGTTATTCAATTATTTTCTACAAAATCTTCTTCCAAAGAAAAAATAGTACAAATAAGTCATCTAATTTTTGGATTGGTATATATTATTATGCCATTTTATTTAGCATCTTATATATATGCTATGATCCATCATGGAAAACAATTAATTTTAGGTGTATTTATTTTAATATGGACAAATGATTCTTTATCCTATTTAATAGGAAAAAAATGGGGAAAAAGAAAAATAGCTATATCTATTTCTCCAAAAAAATCAATAGAAGGAGTTATTGGTGGATTATTTTCTTGCCTAATATTAGGTTTTTTTTTGTCCAAAATATGGAAAGAAAAATATTGGTTTATTTTATCTATTACTGTTCCTATTTTTTCTACGATTGGTGATCTTGTAGAATCTACCATTAAAAGATCTTGTAGTGTAAAAGATTCTGGAATTTTATTTCCTGGTCATGGTGGTTTTTTAGATAGATTAGATAGTTTTATTTTTGTTATTCCTATTATAGCTACTGTAGTAGCTAGTATGATTTATATTTTTTGA
- a CDS encoding phosphatidylserine decarboxylase family protein, translating into MIHREGIPFLGYTLVVILLLIIFSFFLLSRLIFVFTSVFFIILYFFFIFFFRNPKRNFYEVHEKNYYNSKEIIISPADGKILSIQKIFENEFLKKNCICLSIFMSPFNVHVNRFPVSGKVIYVKYHPGSYMIAWTTKSSSHNEHTTTVVETNKGKKILFRQIAGFLARRISIYAKKNSMVKKGDEFGFIKFGSRVDIFLPLNSIILVKKGEKVTGGETKISIIPL; encoded by the coding sequence ATGATTCATAGAGAAGGAATTCCATTTCTAGGATATACATTAGTAGTAATATTATTATTAATTATTTTTTCTTTTTTTCTATTATCTAGATTAATTTTTGTTTTTACCTCAGTTTTTTTTATCATTCTTTATTTCTTTTTTATTTTCTTTTTTAGAAATCCGAAAAGAAATTTTTATGAAGTTCATGAAAAAAATTATTATAACAGCAAAGAAATCATAATATCTCCTGCTGATGGAAAAATTTTGAGTATACAAAAAATTTTTGAAAATGAATTTTTGAAAAAAAATTGTATATGTCTCTCCATTTTTATGTCTCCTTTTAATGTGCACGTTAATAGATTTCCTGTTTCTGGAAAAGTTATTTATGTAAAATACCATCCAGGAAGCTATATGATAGCTTGGACAACTAAATCTTCATCACATAATGAACATACAACAACAGTAGTCGAAACCAATAAAGGCAAAAAAATATTATTCCGACAAATAGCTGGTTTTTTAGCCAGACGTATTAGCATTTATGCAAAAAAAAATTCTATGGTCAAAAAAGGAGATGAATTTGGTTTTATTAAATTTGGATCTAGAGTTGATATTTTTTTACCATTAAACTCTATAATTTTGGTGAAAAAGGGAGAAAAAGTTACTGGAGGAGAAACTAAAATTTCTATAATTCCATTATAA